GAAGCGACACGGGAAATATCCTGGTCCGCATTCCGGGCAATGCCGCCGGGCCGGCGATTCTGCTGTGCGCGCACATGGACACGGTAGGGCCAACGGAAGGAATGATTCCCGTTATTCGCGACGGGGTGATCTACTCGAACGGCGAGACGGTGCTCGGTGCGGACGACAAGGCAGGAATCGCGATGATCCTGGCGGCTGTTTCGGAACTGCTGGAAGAGGGGGGACCGCGGGGGGCGCTCGAACTCCTCTTCACCGTTCAGGAGGAGATCGGGCTCTTCGGCGCCAAATTTCTCCAGGCCGAATTGAAGTCTGATTTCGGCTATATCATCGATGGCGACGGCCCGGTCGGCAACATTGTTACCCGGTCGCCCTCCAAGGTTGATCTCGATTTTACGATCCTGGGAAAGGCCGCCCACGCGGCGCGTCCCGAACTGGGGGTAAGCGCGATTGCCGTTGCCGCCGCGGCGATTGCCCGCCTGCAGGGCGGTCGCATCGACGATGACACCACCATGAACGTCGGTCTCATCAGCGGCGGTAAGGCAAGGAACATCGTCCCGGAAAACGCCGAGGTTGCCATCGAAATTCGGGGCTTCAACGCCGATAAACTGGAGGAGGAGGTGCAAAAGACGATTTCCGCCTTCACCGAGGAAGCTGCCGCGGCCGATGCAGCGGTGAAAATAAGGCGCGAGTTGAATTTCGAGACCTTCAGCCTCCCGGAGACGCACCCGGTGGTTGTAAACGCCCTGCGCGCGGCGAAGGCCACGGGCATCGAGACCACATTCAAAAAATCGGGCGGCGGGATGGATGCCAACGTCTTCAACGGTCGGGGCCTGCCCTGCATTGGTCTCGGCTTCGGCGCCCAGAAAATGCACTCGCCGGAGGAATC
The sequence above is a segment of the Syntrophobacterales bacterium genome. Coding sequences within it:
- a CDS encoding M20/M25/M40 family metallo-hydrolase; translated protein: MKIDVVEEFIRLASLNSPSRREGKVAAYLTGRLRDMGLSPVLDDSARLSGSDTGNILVRIPGNAAGPAILLCAHMDTVGPTEGMIPVIRDGVIYSNGETVLGADDKAGIAMILAAVSELLEEGGPRGALELLFTVQEEIGLFGAKFLQAELKSDFGYIIDGDGPVGNIVTRSPSKVDLDFTILGKAAHAARPELGVSAIAVAAAAIARLQGGRIDDDTTMNVGLISGGKARNIVPENAEVAIEIRGFNADKLEEEVQKTISAFTEEAAAADAAVKIRRELNFETFSLPETHPVVVNALRAAKATGIETTFKKSGGGMDANVFNGRGLPCIGLGFGAQKMHSPEESIPISQLRAGARFIKELL